Genomic segment of Nothobranchius furzeri strain GRZ-AD chromosome 12, NfurGRZ-RIMD1, whole genome shotgun sequence:
gtcccatgcgtggtccaacgtgtaaactccgtcgtccctgttcatggtcccacatccacgtctccttatctctattgcttccttgatccatcttttgtatttttgttgttcagtggttatgatccgtgtgttgccccagtccattatatggttttctcttaagcaatgatctgttacggctgacttttttattgtactttctgcttcttcttttgctgctcttgtgtgtttacgatttgcctctttctcgcactactttctgtgttctattgtccgtgtattgagttggcgtccggtttctcctatgtatgttttattgcatattttgcatgggatttcatagatgactccacatttttgtccagctgatattttgtcttttgggtgtactagtctgtttctaactgttgtgtatagacatagtagttaacagaatcagacagatagatagatagatagatagatagatagatagatagatagatagatagatagatagatagatagatagatagatagatagatagatagataggctgtgtccgaatccagaggtaggatgcttgtgagtacggtTCCTCGCCGGTCTGGCAAGTCTGGTGTaccgggtccttgctagaccgctaaaaccggaagtcagcggctctgaattcggacagtactagcctcgtttttattcccgcccccaggtccagtTGCTTAGCTACTGTGATGGCgtcaaacaggctaacaagctaacaagctagtcagaggtgaaaatggatccacagcagtattccctttcatttttggtttttgaagagctgcgactgcttagtaaacgtcaccggcctttgtatttaaggctgagaagcagccatatccaggtaaaattattttttgtttagtgaaccatttttcaggcattacatgttaactttagtgctagtttcatttatattttaagcaacagaaagacatgtggctgaatatacacattagtatagagtagactaacatgcatatagttaatttaacctatattcatctaaaataattaatggaatgacattttagaagtttgtatttgatcataatgcttggttctgtgcataaatttcatagtaaaagtagcattacaatgtgtttaatgtgtattgtccttttcaacttatgcctaataatgcctagctctcttctaaaaatctcaagcatttatacagtttttttttattgttttattgttctctacttttcttttaacagaacagacccctgtactgtaggataaacatgagtgtgccagtcctggaccagttttttttaaccaggatgatcccaggccagattttcgtctgagcagggagtcttttgtggtgttgctaaatgtcctgaaccaagatcggcgacatggttggggtgccacaatcgagaccctggtgtttctgttctggttggcaagtggaacatcctaCAGGGTGGTCTCAGGAGTATTTGGGATGCCTCGCTCAACTGTCCACGACATCGTCCATCGAGTCACGGAGGATGTGGTCGCAATCCTCCACCAGGTCATTCACCTCCCCAAAACCCCAGAGGAGATGGAGGTTGTGTCTcgtgggtttgctgggctggctcgacacagagctttcatgaaagcagcaggtgcgatcgacggctgtcacattcggatcaaggctccgagcggtcctgatggtcagtgctacagaaacaggaaactgttcccatctatcatcctgcaggcagtttgtgaccatcagggctgctttatcgacacctatgtgggctggcctgggtcggtcgacgactccagggtcctccggcacagcccactgtacaggcagtcagcctttcctcctccagggcacttcatcctcgcggatggagggtacccatgcctccaacatccactccccatcatcaccccctacaaacgggtggttcaaggtgtgggagcccagcgcttcaacagccatcattccagggcacgctgcatcatcgagcgtgcttttggaatgatgaagaccagcttcaggaccatcttcctgaaagtgctggaggtccaccacacctttgtacctcatgtaagttaacacaaagtggaaataaactttgggtgtaatctttgtttgggaatgaaatataaattaaatttttatctctattacaggtcatcacagcatgcaccatcctgcacaacatctgcctcagtgctggtgacattgtggtgcaggacgatgaactggaggatgatgctccagaagatgagggggaggctggtttggaggcagtcagtggtgccctctggcgggaccaactttctgctgaggtgtctgctctggaggaagtaccaccagatcacaattactgttaacaggcaagtaatttacgtaggaatctctagtttaaaaatcatttagtcctgttatctgctagagttacaagtattatactcatgatctccttttttgcatatatctgaatgttagtgatgtgacagccgtcgattgagccagccaagcaaacccttttgatggacgatgcagtggtcagtgagatgaggcatccagaagcaccctctgcagaccactctgtctgatgttccacttgccaactagaaacgttcagccacggatctcggttcctgcactccatccacctcgatccatgtttagtagatttagcaacaccaccaaagactccctgctttccaagtttactgtatatagTTTGCTTTTATCTTTAattttattccttacagtgttcccttaccatttatttactatgttgttacttgttaaaaactgaataataaaactgttaatgatcaaaaaagagttatcaattaatagaaattttattacatttaaacaaataacaaaaacattcaaacacatatatagaacctgaaccagaagaaactaaaagaaaaaaactccatttctctgccatcctttccatcaatgctaaaaatctgtccatccttctttctctcctctcctccgcttccctctgttgtctcatgtccttcctgatcaggtcaaggagctcatcagcccttctcctttttctccctgatgaggagtctggcttccttccaccactctccctgtcctctgtctcacccactgctgcacttggccctggagtgtcctcgggaatggaagcaataaggacaggatgcatagtggaaggcctctgtcccaacacctcgtccatggggacaaaccagggccaggtttcagcagtgggctttccgctgactccctctcctgaccctggatacttgcagtcctacagacaaagggaattagaattacaaggctttattgtcatttaacaacagagaacactgtgggcataatgaaattacagatgctccttaaaggtactggttctggatgagaatagagaggaatagaagaacaaagtcagattatgaatcatagttgataaaacatgcaataaacaatattttgatttatcaacatgggagatgaaaattgtgttctgtgtttttttccgcctaaaatgaaattaaaaacataaaatcagtaatgtggtttcttaaaaattagatTCCTCACTTGTGttgcgtccagcaatggtcagtttaggtcaagcccccacaatgccgctctaaaaatggtcccatcccggaagtaagaaaaattgcagttccaccctcatccgctgggggctggtgccagaagcgagcaaatcctcattgactcccatgttaaaaatgccaatttcacagcagaaataaacatgtttacagcctggttccaaaacatgttttttgtctaaattatctagtttatactcatgacaactctgaggggagtgaatttttttctcactcttctgtttaagtgtattgaaagcctaaaattctgtataattaatgagcatccgacacacgtgaccgccgcctcagacccacgtgaccacagagctagctccgtggaaaggcctcagtacagcctcggtgtcTCCTGTAAACTGTTTGGGGATTTTGAGTaataacaagtacggctaagttaaaccctgacacatagtattaacccagtcagaacatcatgtatcaaagaaggcgtgtttctgagatacttggtaaaacatctccaaacttgtcagcctctgattgactGTCCAAATCATAATATCAAATCCTTAAGACTAAATTGCTTTGAGTGTTttggcagttctagagaaagcttcagaccggccatctttagccaaatctctttaaccatcaaaggttTTGacatcgtcaaaacctttttgcacctacaaagctgagacagcaaacagttcctgcagaacaacgctgatattgttcaactcctcaagagttattcctgagtagGGTTGGGTACCAGTACTCGGTACTTTAATAGCACCGGTTCTGACATAAACGGTAGTAACCAGACCGAAAAGCAACGCAGATTTCGGTTCTTCATTCCGGAGATGTCAATCATTTTGGACTCTAGTAGCCACTCATTTTACTTTTCCAGTGATAGTAGGCGGGCCCAGCCAAGTGCGTATTTGGTTAGAGTGGACCTACATTATTTATCAAAATACCGAAGGCGAAGCGGTCAAAAGTGTGGCTGTACTTCACAGCAAAAGATGCAGACTCAGCAACCTGCAACAGGTGCTCCAAGGTGATACTCAGTAAAAGAGGTAacacctctaatttaatgaaacacCTGGTGACGCATAgcatttttttaaaggagacataacatgaaaaacccacttttttatccattaacacagtgtgtttcacattttaagtgtctaagtgagcaaaaaggcttatattattcactggagttgctatttagatatttaataattaagttttggacatatttgtccacccgttcagtttttcaaattatctattacatcagtaatttatttcgtcaggataactaccaaatatggtcatggccctcggctaaacacagagccaatccgccattttttcttctcgctaagattttttgtagtcctattggaaaaatgcagaatgtctggttattttagccacacacagctcaaaactgttcctcgttttaaggaagggtggtgtggcagtatttaaacccaggagctgataacactactgctaaaaaaacacagaagaaaaagtagtgtgtgtgtgtgtgtgtgtgtgtgtgtgtgtgtgtgtgtgtgtgtgtgtgtgtgtgtgtgtgtgtgtgtttgtgtgtgcgtgtgtgcgcgcgcacgtttcgttcgttcgtgtctcgcaggatagtaagtactgagggcttcatctatctaaaaggagtcatttccatctgaatgtggcagcaacgggacacagcagcagagcggtaagcttcatattgtggttctttttccttatcaaaaacaagagagagacagtttatccaaactcagcgtggggctttatttgtacaattcagcaatacatcaccaacacttcatggggacagccttcagcctcgaactaaatgcctcggctggaaacctgctgcaaagccctctctcctacaccacgcagcatcggttatactcttctggcccccaccctcatgatttcgggaaatgatgggatgctgttttattacccaatatggtcaaagtaagccaatacttactggaagttacataagctggactgaacaacatgttgttgagcacgtacgcagcagctggacaatcaagatgttaaaagtgcacgtacacagaacactgctttttggctcctacagatcccccccatgggggtgtccacccccataaacaagctggctacataacaaataacataacacataaatgaatgttaacatagaccagtaaatgggtgttaaatgacaaaatgactaatatactgcagccttcagccaaactatatagatataaatgtaacgacgaagtaactgcaaagtaagtatcagctgcaaGACACAACATTGAATGTGTCGTCTTTAACCACCCCAGCAATACATCaaaaatgcatgcgcacactgtaagagggcgaaaaacctgtccgctgttcttaacaggaaaattcccccttgacctcctgccccaacaggacgatcacgtaacgcacagagtgagcatacaagtctagcctaagtatatggcagacattaggtaacattgaattaacaaaagaacacacataagagaaaatgaagtgatgataccttccaacagagaataaaaaaaaatcatgagtacgatcgtgcattaattacccttagcaatattgcaaccagtaactgtacgtgaatatgcaatcaaaaatacaaactcatatgaaataaatgattgacgtggatacgaatgaacaactaggagatgttgatgtgactaaacctataaaaagttaaacacaacagtaaatgtaatgaatatacgaatatactagatgtaactacacaactgctcaaccgaaatagagaacggagccagagtctcagttgcagagctggaaaaaagaaacggagtgaagaaaacacaagagtcaagttcagtttcattgatgactgctgcaggggtcttgtcgctggaagaggacttcgaggccgattccttagtcgagtgcatgtaaccacaacaacaacatctctgatgagacgcaaagcttactccaccgccatctcatcagccgtcccgttcttcaggcacatagggtgtcgtgctgagtccattgcggccatttccatttgcacgtattgagacgacgcagcaaggttcatttgggcagccagagttcgctcccacagtctcctcacaacaggtaggatgcaacatgccaatagagaaatcagaattagtactactattgcactaattcctgcttttaccaaaatagctccccactgacccaatttgagggctaaggagtctaaggaccagctttccctgcctgcattctccctcagctctatctttaaatctttcaatttcctcattccttcagtaaatgcaccatcaggggccgtattacttggaatgtaggtgcaacattcttgcccactggagttcagaaacttacagagcccacctttctcggccagcaaccagtccaaagcctggtcatgctgcaaagtcatcttgactgtggcatgaagttgttcacccaagaggccaaggttatttactgtgtaatttaagattctttgctgattaaaataaacatagttgatccatttcacattcttatttattgttatccaaggaagaattgactctaaaccagctactacctcatctcttgcttgaaattctatgggaattcctgttggcagtcctatggcgtttaaatgcactttatgatcaaacacatcatacctctttgtcctacgtctattggtagtctccaactgaagtaattcactcacaccttcatgtaagatagtcactggaactttcatacgtactagcgtacacaacccaacccaaaaacttggcaaaacattcattaaaacatcaccaccacacatccagtagctgtcggccactggaatgtcttgctcacctatgagatccagagtggggatcgtcatcgatatgttttcacagtcctgactaagagttacagggttttcataccaaacaggggtatcaatgagaagtggcgtcatatttgcatgcgggaaccaggataatacccaagtgacgttacagttgacagatgtattacctacgtccactcctccattgtcagcgaaacctccacttgcaaaacattcataatcagcactataatcaattttgtagtccgttggaggaccattttggtctgtttggatcgcaaattcagcacattcctctaagatgttatattctgcatattttttaacatatttgtgcttatctcgtgtaccatggagcaatctgcagtggaatccgcacaatggcaacttaagaataggtggaatctttttatttatctctatttcctttctagtcttacaagtgcgtcgttgtgtaatggcacattcactagaagtatatttttctggaacaacctcaggtaacattccgggtgcttgagcgcacactatgcagtcattaggagtcatttctctcgtcgtatacaaagcccatttataccaactattttgcatggcggcatcccaaagcctatcctctatcggcaatggtctgcccgctctaggggagataggtcctgtgttactcccgggcctaggtctaatcggcccaaatagtggcttaggcacagctttgcgattggtcacttcttgttcattttggtcttgctgagtaagattacaaacatggttactaccagaggcttctgtgggaaaatcagatttcacagctacatctcctgtgggagttgtagtactaacaggtggcttagtagttacacttcttaacttgctaactggcgttgtttcaggtcttaaaatcagtggagtcactagctgtaagtgagaggaagagctccagtcggacctcccctcttcaacaggagctgtggtagtcaaaacatcagggattacagtagtagtagtagtagcgctagtagttaaaacattatttggaactgtggtcacactgtcagggattttatttatcttaattgtggtcaaaacattatttggaatcgtggttgtaacaccagttttaacaactgctacgtcgaatgcaggcaaggatgctgacctatgttgcatccggcctgctggattgtacttaacttgatcacggtgtgctgcctcgtcgttgaccaagtcgtctggcgtatgctcttgtgatgggtcgacgatctgctcc
This window contains:
- the LOC129161830 gene encoding putative nuclease HARBI1; amino-acid sequence: MPRSTVHDIVHRVTEDVVAILHQVIHLPKTPEEMEVVSRGFAGLARHRAFMKAAGAIDGCHIRIKAPSGPDGQCYRNRKLFPSIILQAVCDHQGCFIDTYVGWPGSVDDSRVLRHSPLYRQSAFPPPGHFILADGGYPCLQHPLPIITPYKRVVQGVGAQRFNSHHSRARCIIERAFGMMKTSFRTIFLKVLEVHHTFVPHVITACTILHNICLSAGDIVVQDDELEDDAPEDEGEAGLEAVSGALWRDQLSAEVSALEEVPPDHNYC